The following coding sequences lie in one Seriola aureovittata isolate HTS-2021-v1 ecotype China chromosome 5, ASM2101889v1, whole genome shotgun sequence genomic window:
- the lnpep gene encoding leucyl-cystinyl aminopeptidase: MDPFDNNSTERANLPRNMIENSMFEEEPDVVDLAKDSTAFPTFPALDPDEVVFEPRSSRLLVRGLGENDMDEDEEDCESSARLLGMSFMNRSSAHRSNSSPYTRQAPPRSCSRPSARTMVVCVLFLVIVASMTMVLYFLPGCTFTKTGCRKPNKTIPVETVYPLSTNGELFPWAQLRLPHSIRPLSYDLTLAPDLDNMTFTGSTVISMSVLHNTKRIVLHGANLNITKATFKLGDGEASDVTVLEYKPRQQIAVKFSEELKAGQYCVLTLDYSANLSHTYDGFYNSSYTDKDGNKRVLAATQFEPLSARKAFPCFDEPAFKATFLIKINRKQNYMTLSNMPKAKSTPLTGGLMQDEFEKTSVNMSTYLVAFVVANFTPVSKNVSKTQVSVYSVPEKKEHTEYAMDTASKLLEFYNNFFEIDYPLKKLDLVAIPDFLAGAMENWGLITFRETSLLVGKQSSPLEKQVVASVIAHELAHQWFGNLVTMSWWNDLWLNEGFATYMQYMSLQIVLPKLDIGNLFLAVRFRALDKDALNSSHAVSTDVNTAEQVEEMFDSVSYEKGASILLMLNASLPGDQQFRKGIIQYLKQFSGFNTDTNDLWNSLTQVEVSTQHQNVSEMMSSWTSQKGFPLVTVSRKGSQLTLTQEHFLLTSDNATHTSSLWNVPVTYVNDSCSLAPECRQVFTLKNKTGTLKLPESVKWLKLNYRNTGFYIVHYGNEGWDALIEALSKNVSVLTHEDRASLIHNIFALSRLGRVSFNQVLRLLNYMSNETETSPVTEALLQLNRIYMLLDKRQEHVLVARMKNYITHHFGSLMENQTWEEEESVSKQELRSALLEMACSLNAVNCTQKAKALFKQYESNSTLRIPGDLQRVVFTVAAQSDEGWESLLKMYGHNTYDAEKRKMLQGLASTQDTRRLVWILKAGLNGDIIQTQELPLVISTVCNGFAGYLFAWDFVQENWDRLIEKFPVGSFAIQTIIKSATSQFSTQAHLDQVQGFFSGLKERGSQMRSVQEALETIRLNQRWMNNNLSTLRKWL, encoded by the exons ACATTTCCTGCTCTTGACCCAGATGAGGTGGTGTTTGAGCCCCGTAGCTCACGGCTGCTTGTGCGAGGCCTGGGAGAGAATGACATGgacgaggatgaggaggactgtGAGTCTTCAGCCCGTCTGTTGGGCATGTCCTTCATGAACCGTAGCTCTGCTCACAGATCCAACTCTTCCCCATACACCAGACAGGCTCCACCAAG GTCATGTTCACGACCCTCGGCCCGTACCAtggttgtatgtgtgttattCCTGGTGATAGTGGCGTCTATGACCATGGTACTGTACTTCTTACCTGGATGCACCTTTACCAAG ACAGGTTGTCGTAAGCCAAACAAGACCATTCCCGTAGAGACAGTCTACCCTCTGTCCACAAATGGCGAACTGTTTCCATGGGCTCAGCTCCGGCTGCCTCACAGCATACGTCCTCTCAGCTATGACCTCACCCTGGCACCTGACCTCGACAACATGACCTTCACTGGCTCCACTGTTATTTCCATGTCTGTGCTTCATAACACCAAGCGGATTGTCCTGCATGGTGCTAATCTCAACATTACCAAAGCTACCTTTAAG CTGGGTGATGGAGAGGCCAGTGATGTAACTGTACTGGAGTACAAACCCAGACAGCAGATAGCTGTTAAATTCTCAGAGGAGCTGAAGGCAGGCCAGTACTGTGTTTTGACCCTGGATTACTCTGCCAACCTCTCACACACCTATGATGGTTTCTACAACAGCTCCTACACTGATAAAGATGGAAACAAAAG AGTCCTAGCTGCAACCCAGTTTGAACCACTGTCAGCCAGGAAGGCCTTCCCTTGCTTTGATGAACCAGCTTTCAAAGCCACCTTCCTGATTAAaatcaacaggaaacaaaactaTATGACCCTTTCCAACATGCCAAAG gctaAATCCACACCACTTACTGGTGGCCTCATGCAAGATGAGTTTGAAAAAACCAGTGTCAACATGAGCACCTACTTGGTGGCCTTCGTTGTTGCTAATTTCACCCCGGTCAGcaaaaatgtctcaaaaactCAG GTATCTGTGTACTCTGTGCCAGAGAAGAAGGAGCACACTGAGTACGCTATGGACACTGCCTCCAAACTCCTGGAGTTCTACAATAACTTCTTTGAAATAGACTACCCCCTCAAAAAACTAG ACTTGGTAGCCATCCCAGACTTCCTGGCAGGAGCCATGGAGAACTGGGGACTCATCACTTTCAGAGAGACCAGCCTACTGGTGGGCAAACAGTCCTCTCCTCTGGAGAAACAAGTAGTTGCCTCGGTCATAGCGCATGAGCTCGCTCATCAG TGGTTTGGAAACTTGGTAACTATGAGCTGGTGGAATGACCTGTGGCTCAATGAAGGCTTTGCCACTTACATGCAGTACATGTCGCTACAGATAGTGTTGCCCAAGCTGGACATT ggTAATTTGTTCCTGGCGGTGCGATTCAGAGCCTTGGACAAAGATGCACTAAACTCCTCCCATGCAGTGTCGACCGACGTTAATACGGCGGAACAGGTGGAAGAGATGTTTGACTCCGTCTCCTATGAAAAG GGTGCATCCATTCTTCTGATGCTGAATGCCTCTCTgccaggagatcagcagttcaGAAAAGGTATCATTCAATACCTAAAACAGTTCAGTGGATTTAACACAGACACCAACGACCTCTGGAACAGCCTTacacag GTCGAGGTCTCAACGCAGCACCAGAATGTGTCAGAGATGATGAGCTCATGGACATCACAGAAAGGCTTCCCATTGGTCACTGTGAGCCGCAAGGGAAGTCAGTTGACCCTCACACAGGAGCACTTCCTCCTCACATCTGACAATGCCACGCATACTTCCAG CCTGTGGAATGTTCCAGTGACGTACGTAAACGACAGCTGTAGTTTGGCCCCTGAGTGCAGACAGGTGTTCACTCTGAAGAACAAGACAG gtaCTCTAAAGCTGCCAGAAAGTGTGAAGTGGCTGAAGTTGAACTACAGAAACACAGGTTTCTACATCGTCCACTATGGAAATGAGGGCTGGGATGCTCTCATAGAGGCTTTGTCCAAAAATGTCAGTGTTCTTACACATGAGGACCGTGCCTCTCTCATACACAACATCTTTGCTCTCTCCAG ACTGGGACGTGTATCCTTCAATCAGGTCCTCAGACTGTTGAACTACATGTCCAATGAAACAGAGACTTCTCCTGTGACAGAGGCCTTGCTACAGCTCAATCGTATCTACATGCTGCTAGACAAAAGACAGGAGCATGTTCTTGTGGCCCGCATGAAG AATTATATTACGCATCATTTTGGTTCTCTGATGGAAAATCAAACatgggaagaggaagagagtgtgTCTAAACAGGAGCTGCGCTCAGCCCTGCTGGAGATGGCCTGCAGTCTGAATGCAGTAAATTGTACTCAAAAAGCCAAAGCCCTGTTCAAACAGTATGAGTCCAATAGCACTTTACG GATACCAGGCGATCTGCAGCGAGTTGTATTCACTGTGGCTGCTCAGTCAGATGAAGGTTGGGAGTCTTTGCTCAAAATGTACGGACATAACACTTATGATGCAGAGAAGCGAAAAATGCTACAAGGCCTAGCATCCACTCAGGACACACGTCGTTTAGTATG GATTCTAAAGGCAGGTCTAAACGGGGATATCATCCAGACACAGGAGTTGCCTTTGGTCATCAGCACTGTGTGTAATGGCTTCGCTGGCTACTTGTTTGCCTGGGATTTTGTACAAGAGAACTGGGACCGACTCATAGAGAA ATTCCCTGTGGGCTCCTTTGCAATCCAGACAATCATTAAGTCTGCCACCTCCCAGTTCTCCACACAGGCCCACCTTGAtcaa GTACAGGGTTTCTTCTCCGGTCTGAAGGAGCGTGGCTCTCAGATGAGGAGCGTGCAGGAAGCTTTGGAAACCATCAGGTTGAATCAGCGCTGGATGAACAACAATCTGTCTACACTCCGAAAATGGCTCTAA